The genomic window aaacatctacaataatgatagtaatattaataagaaaataatagtcagtgcaaagtagcctacaaattctttggtgggggcggtgagggacctggataaaggatAGGgtggcgctgggccaaaaaaggttgagaaacactggtctagccCTTTAGTGGTCACTACaatggacagctatctaaaagccattttcttgtgcttcttgtggatttttatgttataaatgcacacagacctctgaagtggacactaatgcatcacaaaatacactatcaacttcTTTTTgctaaatccaatatggccgacaaaCAAAGAAGCATGCCAACCTGTCtacctaaagaacaatactactgatgtatttttcaaataactttgtatttggagaaaattacaattgatcacctaaaaatcatttttttacaaaaaaaaaattcctaccttttttaatgccttaagaaaaaaaagggaaaaaatccttacacaaaggatcataattcatgcatgaaagggctAGTCTTCATCTGTCAGTCGAACTCCAGCTCAGCTGAAGTCATCCTGGAGATGGATGTCCAGCTAAAGTAACGGGTCGGGCAGAGAGAACAGgaatcagaggaggaggagctgcagagagacacagctcaggtggaggaAAATGTTGAGAGAACTGTACTCTCCAAATCTGAGCTTTGCAAGGTTGGAACATTTACATTGTTAATATAAAgccattaaatgttttttaaccagGTAGGAGACACAGAGAACAAGTGGGAGAAAGTTCTCTGAATGTGTTGGCTAACAAAACCTGTGGTGACACATGGAAGTGGCATAATCATGCTATGGGGTGCttctcttcagcagggacagagaaggtggtcagagttgatgggaagatggatggagctcaATCCAGGAGAACCCTGGAAGAAAAGTCGTTGAAGGCTGGAGGAGATTAGGGTTCACTGGGGATACTCGTCTTGCAATTTGAaaattgtgggtttgattcTAGAAATCCTCTTACCACATATTGATATGCTGCTRGGCAAGGCACATAACCTTGAGTTGCCTCTGGATTTGCGTCTTGGTGTCAGAATGGGATTACAAATGGATAACTGTGGCTATAGTGTACAACACTTTATGGGGTTGTTATGATTAGAAAAGTGCTGTATGAATTCAGTTCAWTTACCAATACAATAGAAGGTCAATATCAAAGAATATGCATATGTTagaaaggcctagtcaaagtccagatctaaatcaaACTGAGAAGTGGCAAGACTAGAAAATCTGACTGAGTTGGATGAGCTgattggcaaaaaaaagaattggCAGATATTCAGCCACTAGCCGTCGAAAGCTGGGGTCTACcagcccccctcccccaccacccTGTAGCTGTAACTGTGACAAAAGGTGGTTCGgtaaagtattgactcagggaGAGGAATGTAAACATATCTATCAGTTTAATACGCTTTGTTTGTGAAAACCATGTATACTGTTCTCTCCATGTCACAATTTTTCACACCCGTCTTGGTCTAGTTCATAAAATCTTAGTAAAATACACTGGCTCTGTGTTTGTAATGAGGTATAGAGTGAAAATAGTTCTTATGCACAAACTTCTTATACATGTCTTTCTTTATGCCACATCTCTGATCTTAGCATAACTGTCTCATCTCCTGTCATctgactgaaatataaaaaaaaaaaaaacaaataaatgctgaTAACTAATTatgcaaatgtttgagtttttgaaTAATTGCCTCATGAATGTTAAGTTCAGTGTTCAGTGGGCCAGCGAGCTGTCTGGGCCAGAGGTACTGGTCAGTCCATATTAGGCCTGGGAGGTCACTGCAGGGCCTGGAGGGGTTAAGACCCCCCTCACTGCCTTTTTTTGTTCCCATGGTCAAGGAATGGGCAGCGAAAGGGAGGAGGCCAGTGGGGCGCAAGCTGAAGCCAGAGCGTCACATGGTGTGGTCTCTGAGTCAGAGCATTGCAGACGTAATAAGACAAAGAAGACTTTGAAGTACTGCTAAAGCAGGCTTTACTAACTTATCTTTgatgaaatgaaacattatcTAGTGGCATTGGTTAGGAATCATCAATACAGCAAATACTGATTCAGGGAGGCTTGAATCAATAAtactgactttttatttttattttgagggAACAAAAGGACAATATTGAGGTAAAATATGCTCTGTGGATTCATGCACACTTCGCCATGTAGAGAATCAAAGTCAATTCTTTGGACGGCTCCATGACTGTGCTGAAGGTGAAACTGATGGATTGAAAGAGTTGAGTCATTAGCAGGTTCAAACTGCCAATTTAaacagcagagggcagcatATGCAGCGTAAAACAAGGGAACAAAACCACTACAATACTTTAGTTTTCAGAGCATTTTAGAGTCAGTGCTAATTAACAAGGACTGGAGCAGAGAAAGTGCACAGACCTGAACACAGGCTACTCATTTCTGAACCTGTCCTCAACAGCCCAGGAGCGGGATTCAGTTTRTCATAGCTTAGAAGGATTTCAGGACTGCAGGGGCGAGGGCGCCCCAGCCGGGTCATGCAGCTTTCTGATGTGTTTCTTCAGGTCAAAGTTCCTGCAGAAGCCTTTGCCACAGGTGGGGCAGGTGAATGGCTTCTTGTCATTGTGAGTGTGCATATGAAAGGTGAGGTTGTACACCTGGTGGAACGCCTTGCTGCAGATGGAGCACTTGAACTGCTTCTCCCCGCTGTGTGTCAGCTTGTGGTTCTTGTAGTTTCCTGCAGAGAACAAGCAACTTTTTAACATTCGTCACAAAATTCCTTCGATTCAGCATAAGACAACCAAATtgatacataaaaataatttcaaggaATTTTATATAACATCAAAGTGCTTATGTATTTTTTCACGCACAAACCCTTAATTCTCCCTGGCAATCATTCAGAGGTGCCTAAGCGGTTGCTCTCATAAAGCCCCGCCTCTTTACTCAACGCTCCTCCTAAGAGCTGAGCCCTCACTCCTCCAGACACACATCCAGAAAACctcacatctgctgagcttttCATACAAAATACTTCTCAATCCAATACTCCTCAGAATGGCTCTAAATGGCATTATGGAAGAGCATCATTGCAATGATAAAGGGGGAGTGTTGGAGAGAAttagagcttcttaaagaaacacagTTTCAATTTCAAGGAACTAAAGGAAACAGAGTAACTTTATTATGCTACAAAATTCCATTATATGTGCCTGGTCAATACATAACACTCCTCCTTTACAGATTTAGAATAAATCTGagattttgtctgttttttcatttttgattaataaaaccagtttaaacAGCAGACAAATATAACCTGAGTAAACACAAAGAGCAGTTCTCAGATGATGATTTATCTTTATTGAGAGAAAAATCAGACGTGGCTCTTCACCACCGTTACACTCTTGATCACTCAGGTCTGCCGACCAGCAGCTCCTGGTCCTCTAAGCTTCTCTGTTTCTGACCCTAAGCTTTGGAATGCTATCATTACATATCACTGTCCATTTTTAAAACCCgtcagaaaagttatttttactcattGGCCTTCAACCCAACTGAAACCTGATTTTACTCAaatttttattgatattgatcttgtctgtctgactgtgtttttttttgtttgtttaatgcTTCCTTTACATCATATATATTACAGATGTTCAgtattttgttttagctgcagctgGTGTTAgagcactttataaataaattcgatgatgatgatgatgatgatgacgacgacgacgacgacgacgacgacgacgacgacgacgacgacgatgatgatgatgatgatgatgatgatgacgccCCTAACCCCAGCCTCTGCTGTCCTCCAGCCTTTGGGTTAATCAGTAATCCAAAGAACATTTTGCCTAAATACTTTTGGGGACCATCAAGATGTTTTCAGCAAACCTGAAACAAGTCTTTATAGTCTTTTGGGTCACTTAACTCATCCATAGAGGTGATTTTGGcttattgctgaaaatgagCTCTGACTTTAACTGTTTCAAGTGAGGCTTGAGGTTTTTGATGTTTCGGCTTGTGGAAAAGTTAATGAATAAGTCGTTATTGAACAGCTTGACTAACCCCCTTCACAAAGTTCTTCACTCTTCCAccttaataataatacattttatttataaagcactttatatCCTTtcctttatatatatttttttgatgatctgaaatatttgagcAAGAATAGAAGCAATCCTTAAATGGCAAAGTCTTTACTATAGTTATGTTTTAGAGAACATTCTTTAAACTTCATGACACAATTTCACAGATATAAGACTTTAACCATTTAATTTTCGGTTTCTAATAGACAAATAGTTATTTCCTGGCATCCGCTATAACTGTTCAGCTAGGAGGGCTGTTGCTTCTTTCGAGACGTTGGAGGTTAATAAACTCCCATCTGCACCATATTTTCCCTGGCTTTGCTCTGAAACCATTGTTAATCAGCAAAATGACGCCCACACAAAGCCTAATGAAATCACTCTAGCAATTGACCCTACCAAGGAATAATTTCAGACTACTTGAATCAGTAACtaatcaaaatacaaaacagaataTGCTTGCAATATGTTGCTTTGAATGTAAGGAGGCTGTAGCACTGTGCTTTCAGACATACAGTATCTGAATGTGgtgttaaaagaaataaaaattcaacacaGAACATCTGGTTAAATGTGATCCTGCAGCTGTGTAGCACAACAGGAGATAATATTCACCAAACATTAACATGGTTAATGtttggtatgtgtgtgtgtgtgtgtgtgtgtgtatatatatatatNNNNNNNNNNNNNNNNNNNNNNNNNNNNNNNNNNNNNNNNNNNNNNNNNNNNNNNNNNNNNNNNNNNNNNNNNNNNNNNNNNNNNNNNNNNNNNNNNNNNNNNNNNNNNNNNNNNNNNNNNNNNNNNNNNNNNNNNNNNNNNNNNNNNNNNNNNNNNNNNNNNNNNNNNNNNNNNNNNNNNNNNNNNNNNNNNNNNNNNNNNNNNNNNNNNNNNNNNNNNNNNNNNNNNNNNNNNNNNNNNNNNNNNNNNNNNNNNNNNNNNNNNNNNNNNNNNNNNNNNNNNNNNNNNNNNNNNNNNNNNNNNNNNNNNNNNNNNNNNNNNNNNNNNNNNNNNNNNNNNNNNNNNNNNNNNNNNNNNNNNNNNTATACCCTACACAGCCAATGGATATATGCTGCTGAAGTGCATATGAGAATTGTTATATCAGATTATGAAAagtttttgaaattaaataccTTACATCACATGAGGTAGTGATGTGATGTATATAACTACCTTATGTTATgtacatcatcatcattattaacagaaataaagatttgaaaacAGTCTGgtctgtgtaatgaatctacATGTGAATAGTTActgaaacaaatacagaaatactctaatttattgaacaagTCTCAAAGTGATATTCMATTCACATGCTTAATTGTGTCATTAAACTCTTGCTGAGTATAAGAGTGACAGttaatcttcattttatttatcggGTTTTGATCCATCTATGTTTCTAACGTGCATTGTGTTGTAATCTATAAATGTCACCCTTTGCCTTCACACACAAGACATCCTTCAAGCATGGCTGTGATAATTACCAATACATACAGCAATATTAAAATGCTGGCTTTATCCTTTAACATTTCCTCAGATGCACATCACTGACCGCTTCTTTCAGTGCTCTAAGGGCAACATTAATAATGTTGATACAGTCTTTTAAAGGTCATTGGTTATAGTCATCTAAAAGGGATTCTGGTTTGCGCATGGATATTTTTCTATCTTCCACAATGTGTGTTTACTGTACGCTGCTGACAGCTGCTGTGAACTGGCATTCAGCCTGCTTCTGGGGAAAGTCATTAGGCCACTCTCTGTGAAATGTTTGCATTCAGAACAAAGCccacaggctgctgctgctctccaggACAGCCACTGAGGAGAAGCTCACTCCACAAGAAGTCAATTCATTTGGTTTAAAGTATGACAAAAGAAATGGATTTACTCCTTCAATCACGTCTTCCAGGTAAAACACAGAGCATCAAATGAAAGGTGTCAGAGGAAGAGCTTTGGTCCAGAGGATTcccttcatgttgttttttctcaccTTTCTGGTGGAATCCTTTCCCACAGAACTCGCACACAAACGGTTTGTATCCCGCATGGATCCGAGTGTGCGTGTTGAGCGTGGAGCTCCGGTTGAAGGCTTTCCCACACTGGTTACACTTGTGAggtttttcctgtaaaaagatttgtgagatatttttttaattaatcatgtCACTGGGGATTAACTATCTTTAAAATATACCCAACACATTCTAAGCAATACTGTAGGGATGTATGGATACTTAGCAggtatttttatgatttcagGTTATGTTAAATTTcacattaaagtattttattttaacaaaaaatattctgtctgataaaacattttcagaatacTCATAAAGCTTATGTATTTAAACATGTCTATAGAATGTCTATCCATATTTTTATACTCAAATGGAAATCTATGCTTCTTTACTACagttaatctgatttaattaagattaaatcagattaaataatAACAAGGGCtattattacattatatttctattttcacaCATTCTACCTGAATAACTGGCCAATTTATTCCTCAACATTGTGTCACTTATCTTTCATATTCTCCagtaaaattgtaaaacatcAATAcatattacaattattttattatctgttaGTGTTCTAATTTGAAGCTTTTTGAGAATGTTAGCCTAACGGTGGtccaatttagtttttttttttttttttactgttgagtTTTGTAGAAGCCTGCCCATGTAACCTACAAACTATGTGTTAGTTTCAGAGTAGAATTCaaatataatgtaataatgAGAAAACACGTGGAATCTGCGGGATAATGGTTACCAGAaaagttgttattttaacttgagtaattttacagtgtaactAAAATACAGacttttaatttcactcattaaaagctttttatttttaatcacagaacaaatattttaagccATAGCACTAACTGTTCAGAAGCAATCTCATTAAATTAGMTTTAAAGAAAAAACGCGGGGCAGCTGACCGACGGGGAAAAGTctggaaaattacatttcattttatgcTGATATTTTTATCCATACTGTTTTACCCCCCTGTTtcttaaaaactttgaaataataTGTTGTTCGGTAAAatctttcacaaaataaattactgcGAACGTGGGTTTTCTGGCTCAATCtggaaaaatgttataaataaaatacatttttaaagttgatcGCTGGTTGAATGTTATTCAACCGTTTTAGAACGAACTAAACATGATTTGCATTTATACATAAAATAGTAAATAGACCAGcaaataattttccaaaaagacaaatcaatcaatcaataaacaGGCTTAATAATTttgattcaaaacattttgcagaattaaaacatgaaatgaaaacagagtcCCAGATGCACCGCATGCGGCCCGCAGAGCAGCGCTGCGGTCTCACCTGAGTGTGGATGATCTTGTGTCGGCACAGCGTGCTGGCCTGACGGAAGCCTTTCCCGCAGACCTTACAGATGAACGGCCGCGCGCCGGTGTGCACCGGCATGTGGCGGGTCAGGTTGTAGTGCGCGTTAAACACCTGAGAGGAATGAGAAGAGGAACGAAGACTAAGATCAGATTACACCtactgctttattattattattattattattattattattattattattattataagctttttttattgtaagtcATCAAgtttcaaaaaagaaacaaaacattccaGTTTCCCCCTGGATTCTGACGGATCACATCCAGTCTCGTCTCATTAGCGGAGTTGGTTTTGGGCTCCGGCTCCCATCAGATGATAAAACGCCGCAGCGAGTCGCTCCTTcgtgttattttcttttaacgAAAATCTGGAATTGCtgaattttttaaatagcaaaacataaataaaaatagtaataattttgGCGTTTCTTATCTATTGGGCCTCTATTGTCCCGTTCGAGCAGCAAGAAGAGACATAAATTGTTTAtccaacagaagaaaacaaagaaaaaaaccagcGTTGAAAAGCAAGTAATAAATGAGGGTCTATTTTATTAATTCGTttctttatttacaaatgtaatACCTTTCCTTTTTGACTGTGTccaaatttaaatgttgaaaagtaaaagtattatatttttggtaaaccagtcataaaaatcaaacttttgccATATTaagacagattaaaaaaatgtttaaaaggcGATAAAAGCCCCGCAGTGTCGCACCGCTGCTGCAGGCTGCTGGAAGTCGCCCGGCTCCGGCTCACCTTTCCGCAGACCTCGCAGGTGAACACTTTGGGTTTGCTGCCGGAACAGGAGCCGCTCAGTCGGGCCGCTGCTGCCGGTGAACCTTTAAACATCTTGTCAGTGAGCATTTGATCCCTTTCCTTCATGTAGTGCTGGATCTGGCTGGGACAGAGCTGCTTGAAGGCCTGCACACCGGACACYGAGTAGCGCTCCCCGCCCTGCTGTTTGCTCTTTTCCGCGATGAGGGCTTTGTGTCTGGCGGTGAGGAGGTACGAGGCCATCGGGTGCAGGTTAACCAGGCCGGCCGGCGGGGCGCAGGCGCCTCCATCGCCAGTGCAGTTCAGGTAGCACATGGTGCCCACGGTGGAGAGGGAGGACTGGTTCACCACCCGCGGTCTGAAAAGTTTGTACTGACCGCCGCTTTGGCTCACAACGGAGTCCTCCTGCTGGGTTCGGTAATTCAACCCGAATCCCAAAATGTCTACAGGAGCCGGCAGGTGAGCGCCGTCCAAGTGGCCCGGATCCAGCCCGCTGATACTGAGTCGGTGGCCTGCCTCATACCCGAGCGGTACCAGCGGGATCATGCAGTGCAGTGAGGACGGACACACGTCGGGCTTCCCCATGGGAGAGGTCTGGAACCAGGTGCTGAGCGGTATCGACTTGGGTTCGGGTGTCCTGGCCATAATCCGGTCGATGGAGAAAGCGAGAGGCTTAGTGCTGCCGCCGGAGGTGAGCATGTCTGAGCCCGCGGACTGGCTCCCGGTGGCCGGGGGGGCGCCGAGGATACCCGCTGGGCGGCAGAGAGAACCGTCCATCATGTTCGCATCAGCCACacaaagacaacaacaacaaagtagTGGAAGGAGCGAGGGGTCGGCGCTGCTCCTCAGCGGCCCGCAGGAAAGGGCATCATCTGCCGGGGAAGCCCCTCTTAATCACAGCCTCTGTTTTCACGCCTAATGATGGCAAAGCGGGCGGCCGCAGCTCGTTCGATGGCTGCGTGCGGAGTGTCGAGACCCGCTGATCGTTACCGCCCTGGAAGGACACGGGAAAAGTAGATCATTTGCTCAGTTCTTCTCCGTCGATTCTGAGTTCCGTGTCTCTgcaggagaaagaggagaaagaggaggaagaggaggaggaggaggaggaggctggcACAACTCCTGCTCAACTGCAGGGAACTTGATGAATCCCAGGTCCACTTGTGGCTGCGCGTGACAGCATTTTAATATCGTTGTGGTCTCGAGGTCACTAGCGGTCACCTTCACATCAGAGCTGGGAGCGCGTGGACCTGGGCCATCAAACGGTTCcggcagaaaatggatttcAAAGCAGCGATGTGACGACTTTCAATCCCGGTTTGTCCACCGTCTTTTACCGGAACAACTTTTTATCCCCCAGTCCGTCACACAGATGGCGCCTGCAGGAACAGGAGCTGACAGCAACCCGCCCAGCCCATCCTGTCACCAGGCGTCTCCCGCAGAAACAcggaaaaacagacaaacatgaaccacaaacacaaaatgccaTCAGTCAACTCACAAAGTTTTATTACTATTCTCGTTATTAATAAAGACAAGGCTTCGGTAGAAATCTAGGCCAATTCATCAACAGATGcatgttgttcatttttctctcctttggCTCGTCTGATACTTTTAAAACTATTAGCTGTGAGATTTCAGTCCCTGAAGGAGAACATACCGTTTTAAAACCCGCAACatccaaaaataacaacaacaacaatataataataataataataataataataataataataatattattattattattattattattattattattattattattattattattatgtttattattcCATAATTCTTGTGGTCATATAACCATTCAAAAATGAATGTATCAAGCCGTCTCTCCCTATCCTACTTTTTATTACTAGGTTAATTTTGGAGCCGATATATATGTAAGTATATGTGTATTGATGtgtgtaattgttttttgtttatcacTTTAATGGCTTCAATTAGCTCCAAATGGttcaaaaatactaaaatgacaaattatatGTCGAATGTCTCTCAAGAGATTTGTAAAACTGTTCGACTCctatttgattttgtttccagaatctttctttctttctttctttctttctttctttcNNNNNNNNNNNNNNNNNNNNNNNNNNNNNNNNNNNNNNNNNNNNNNNNNNNNNNNNNNNNNNNNNNNNNNNNNNNNNNNNNNNNNNNNNNNNNNNNNNNNNNNNNNNNNNNNNNNNNNNNNNNNNNNNNNNNNNNNNNNNNNNNNNNNNNNNNNNNNNNNNNNNNNNNNNNNNNNNNNNNNNNNNNNNNNNNNNNNNNNNNNNNNNNNNNNNNNNNNNNNNNNNNNNNNNNNNNNNNNNNNNNNNNNNNNNNNNNNNNNNNNNNNNNNNNNNNNNNNNNNNNNNNNNNNNNNNNNNNNNNNNNNNNNNNNNNNNNNNNNNNNNNNNNNNNNNNNNNNNNNNNNNNNtaataataataataataataataataataatgcatttacAGAAAGGAAACATGATGTAAGACTGTTTTCTGACAGCTTCATTACAATTtacgttttaggcttaatgtaattaaacattttaWCAAGTCAAATCTGAAACAATAATCCCACGATTTTAATGTTTGCTTGAAACAAAACAGGATTCAGTTCCTTAAACCAAAACTGAGAGAATGTGGAACCTCAAAGACATCCACATGTTTCAATAATTCCCATCTCACTTCTTCCAgcttttgggttttatttcaggacataataaacattaataaGGAACGTTTTGAAAARATTATTTAACCTGCAAATTCAGTGACTGTTTTAATGTTGTCATTCTTTATTAAGCCAAAATGAAAAGTTGTGTATTAAAAACTGAGTAAACctggtttttaaatgttatgtagCAGCTTTAACCTGTCAGTCACTTGCAACTCTGCTTCATTGCTTCTATGAGccaagcaataataataataataataataataataataataataataataataataataataataatgaaggTCTAGATTCAGCTCTTGGACAGATCAAAGCTTACAATCACCTTTGATTGAAAGCTTTGAATGAGATTCACAGGGTTCACAGATTGAACAGCTGGAACagattaaatgattatttttgctcCACCACCAGGTTTCTAATGCACATTTCTCATTAGGCTTCTTCTGGCCAAATAACAACAGAATagaataatataatttattgatcCACAGGGGGAAATTGCTTACTAGCTGACAAGCTACTCCATCCAAAGTgttaatacaaatacaaatataaccataagtgctaaaaattttaaacatttatatccAAGTGCAATGTAAGTAATTTAAatgactgaatacaaatgaataaataaatatactgtacagtatacagttttattttatccaaacaCAGAGCTGTGCACTATAGGCAAAATTCTCATCTTTCGTCTTGTAGGAACATC from Poecilia reticulata strain Guanapo linkage group LG6, Guppy_female_1.0+MT, whole genome shotgun sequence includes these protein-coding regions:
- the fezf1 gene encoding fez family zinc finger protein 1 produces the protein MMDGSLCRPAGILGAPPATGSQSAGSDMLTSGGSTKPLAFSIDRIMARTPEPKSIPLSTWFQTSPMGKPDVCPSSLHCMIPLVPLGYEAGHRLSISGLDPGHLDGAHLPAPVDILGFGLNYRTQQEDSVVSQSGGQYKLFRPRVVNQSSLSTVGTMCYLNCTGDGGACAPPAGLVNLHPMASYLLTARHKALIAEKSKQQGGERYSVSGVQAFKQLCPSQIQHYMKERDQMLTDKMFKGSPAAAARLSGSCSGSKPKVFTCEVCGKVFNAHYNLTRHMPVHTGARPFICKVCGKGFRQASTLCRHKIIHTQEKPHKCNQCGKAFNRSSTLNTHTRIHAGYKPFVCEFCGKGFHQKGNYKNHKLTHSGEKQFKCSICSKAFHQVYNLTFHMHTHNDKKPFTCPTCGKGFCRNFDLKKHIRKLHDPAGAPSPLQS